A stretch of the Aegilops tauschii subsp. strangulata cultivar AL8/78 chromosome 4, Aet v6.0, whole genome shotgun sequence genome encodes the following:
- the LOC141021996 gene encoding uncharacterized protein, producing MAEEPSAKRPRGETSDQSTEVDDVQVPGQKHDYKVHLKEVDIHGKEKLDVVCTSNPEEADKMISRILKRVCGLYPQYIGVDVEPKSLRPFLKEDRFYTFVGFSIEGDKEMLRSSGLEINPDKYIDIQRKWRVPFKGRKRYHSLADVVGSMIHPFYKQMKDKIDRVEDHKLWGISPLPNYLIEYAAIDAYATYESWKRIENIREGLESAKEAEKNYGDPYYGY from the exons ATGGCGGAGGAACCATCTGCCAAGCGTCCCCGTGGTGAGACGTCCGACCAGAGCACAGAGGTCGACGATGTTCAGGTCCCCGGTCAGAAGCACGACTACAAAGTGCACCTCAAGGAGGTTGACATCCACGGCAAGGAAAAGCTGGATGTCGTATGCACCAGCAATCCTGAGGAAGCCGACAAGATGATCAGCAGGATCCTGAAGAGGGTCTGCGGCTTGTACCCTCAGTACATCGGCGTTGATGTCGA GCCCAAGAGTCTGCGCCCGTTCCTGAAGGAGGATAGATTCTACACCTTTGTCGGCTTCAGTATTGAAGGTGACAAAGAGATGCTGCGAAGTTCTGGTTTGGAGATCAACCCCGACAAGTACATCGACATCCAGCGCAAATGGAGAGTTCCTTTCAAGGGAAGAAAGAGGTACCACTCTTTGGCTGATGTTGTAGGGAGCATGATCCACCCATTCTACAAACAGATGAAGGATAAGATTGATAGGGTTGAAGACCATAAACTATGGGGGATCAGCCCACTGCCAAATTACCTCATTGAGTATGCAGCGATAGATGCGTACGCCACCTACGAGTCGTGGAAGAGAATTGAAAACATCAGAGAAGGTCTGGAGAGTGCAAAAGAGGCAGAGAAGAATTATGGCGATCCTTACTACGGATACTAG